The window AATTTTATACAGACGGTCTTACAGTAATCACTGGGCATTCAAGGCAGCATTTAACTATGGGCATGTTCGTGCCAGCGATGAAGAAGCTGAAGATTTTGACAGCAGAAACAGAAACCTCAATTTTCGCTCCCGTATCATCGAACTATCCGGACAATTTGAATTCAATTTCTTTCCGTACCAAACAGCGAGTCCATATACCACAATGAGTCCGTATTTGCTCTGTGGGTTATCCGTCTTTCACTTTAACCCTAAAGCGGAGATCGATGACGAATGGGTAGAATTACAACCACTCGGAACGGAGGGACAGGGAACAGATCTCTATCCTGACCGTGATCCTTATAAAAGAATAAATGCCGCTTTCGTTTTTGGAGGAGGTATGAAATTCAAGTTGATGCGCCGTTTTGGGGTGACAATAGAGTCAGGTGTGCGACGTACTTACACGGATTATCTCGATGATGTAAGTAGCACCTATGCCGACCCCCTGGCCATCAGGAGAGAATACGGTAAAACCGCAGAATTTTTAAGTGACCGCTCTCTCAACCAGGCACCCGGAGGAAATATCGGACGACAGAGAGGGGACACCAAACACCGTGACTGGTATGTATTTACGGGGATTCAAATCACCTATACTTTATCAAAAAAATACATCGATAATTGCCAGCCTTTCAGAATAAAACTCTGGTAGTTTCGTTAATGAGCAGTTAATATCCTTTCGGGGGCGAATAAGGCCGTCACATTTATTACATTTGCGGGCCTCAACCATGTCATTAAAAGAAAAGATAGACCTCCAACGTTTACCACGTCATGTAGCAATTATCATGGATGGTAATGGACGCTGGGCAAAACAACATGGTAAAATACGCACTTTCGGTCATCAGAATGGCGTGAAAGCCGTGCGTGATACCGTAGAGGGTGCTGCGGAGCTAGGGGTAGAAGTTTTAACCCTCTATGCCTTTAGCACTGAAAACTGGAGCCGTCCCCGCTTTGAAATTGATGCGCTGATGCATCTGCTGGTACAAACCATCTCCAAAGAGACGCCCACCTTGATGGAGAACAATATCCGTCTCGCTACCATCGGCAATACAGAAAGTCTACCGGATAAAGTTTTAAAAAACCTGAATAAAAGCATTGAGAAAACTGCCGGCAATTCCCGGATGACACTGGTGCTGGCTCTCAGCTATAGTTCCCGATGGGAAATCACCAACGCGGTACAGAACATCGCGCGTGAAGTAAAAGAAGGATTGCTGAAGCCCGAAGATATCAGTGAGAAGATCATCAGTCAGCACCTGAATACTGCCGCCTGGCCTGATCCTGAACTTCTGATCCGCACCAGTGGTGAAGCACGTGTCAGCAATTACCTCCTCTGGCAGATCGCCTATGCCGAATTATACTTTACACAAAAACTATGGCCGGATTTCCGCAGGGAAGATCTTTATGAAGCCATCATCGACTTTCAAAACCGTGAACGCCGTTTCGGAAAAACATCCGAACAACTGAAATCAGAACATGCTTAGAGTTTATTCCATACTGCTCCTACTTTTCATCTTCCTCTCCTCTCCCCTCGCGGCACAGATAGAAACTATTGGTGGTGTGGATCAGGAGATTGATTTTGGCAACCCAAAAGAATTTGAACTCGGAGGCATCACGGTTACCGGCGTACAGTTTCTGGATGAAAGAGTCCTCATCACCCTCACCGGACTCAACATTGGTGAACGGTATAAAATTCCGGGAGATAAAATTTCCGGCGCCATAGAAAATCTCTGGAAACAAGGACTTCTTTCTGATATCAAAGTGGTGGCCGAAAAAATCACCGGCGACAGAATATTTCTGAATTTGCAATTGGTAGAACGTCCACGACTTTCGAAATTCTCTTTCTCGGGCATCAGCAAAAATGAAGCGGATAAACTGCGCGATAAACTTCAGCTTGTCAAAGGAAAAGTGATCACCGAAAATCTGATTCAGATGACCAAGAATCAGGTGAAGGATTACTATGTCGACAAAGGCTTTCTCTTTATCGGGGTAGATGTAAAAACGGAACGCGATAGTGCCGCCGGAGTCAATCAGGAACTCATGCGCATCGCCGTTAGTAATAAGAGGCGCGTAAAAATTAACGATGTCATCATCCACGGAAATACAGAATTTACAGAGAAGAAAATCCGAAGAAAGATGAAGGGCAGCAAGGAAAAAGGATGGTATAAAATCTTTAGTTCTTCCAAATTCAACGACGAAGCACTCGAGAAAGATAAAGAAAAAGTAGTCGCTTCCTATAACGCCAAAGGATTCAGAGATGCAGAAATCGTCAAGGACAGCGTTTATAAATTTGATGAGAAGAGTGTAAATATTGAGGTGTGGATAGATGAAGGGAATAAATATTTTTTCAGAAACATCACCTGGATCGGGAATACCAAATATCCTACTGCCTTGCTCAGTCAAACACTCGGCATTAACAGAGGAGATGTTTACAATCAGCAGAAATTAGATGAAGGACTTTTCATCAGTCAGAACAGCCGCGATATCAGTTCGCTGTACATGGATGATGGATATTTATTTTTCCAGGTCACTCCTGTAGAGGTATTGGTCGAAAATGATTCCATCGATCTGGAGATGCGCATCTACGAAGGAAAACAAGCGACCGTTAACCGCATCACCGTAAAAGGAAATTCCAAGACCAACGACAAAGTCGTACTGCGTGAAATCCGCACCAAG of the Bacteroidota bacterium genome contains:
- a CDS encoding isoprenyl transferase, with the protein product MSLKEKIDLQRLPRHVAIIMDGNGRWAKQHGKIRTFGHQNGVKAVRDTVEGAAELGVEVLTLYAFSTENWSRPRFEIDALMHLLVQTISKETPTLMENNIRLATIGNTESLPDKVLKNLNKSIEKTAGNSRMTLVLALSYSSRWEITNAVQNIAREVKEGLLKPEDISEKIISQHLNTAAWPDPELLIRTSGEARVSNYLLWQIAYAELYFTQKLWPDFRREDLYEAIIDFQNRERRFGKTSEQLKSEHA